The following are from one region of the Salvia hispanica cultivar TCC Black 2014 chromosome 1, UniMelb_Shisp_WGS_1.0, whole genome shotgun sequence genome:
- the LOC125201565 gene encoding UTP--glucose-1-phosphate uridylyltransferase-like isoform X1 encodes MSFHSVVIQKLLNANAHIGRRVTSNHFKIFSEGTRNGVSIVDSDKTLICLRNACDFIGHLSRNNARLLFVNTNSLFDEIIAQMTKTIGIKHDTTWRLGGFLTNNSSPRRFRGRNKKFNICAPEAPDCIVIFDTESKSSVIKEANRLQIPVVGLVDSSMPWETYSKITYPVPANDSVEFVYMFCNLITKTILKERKEAMAERGEEAVIGGDDDLTNQSTDKFVLPYEELSAIPEDVSVTKALLDKLVIVRFNGDLGTTIGFSGPKSTMEIVDGLTCLDLTINQIEALNAKYGTNIPLYVVNTVDAHRKVLEFLKKHPNKNIHSIEESITDLQEASKFARSAKGQDSKDEMNSFNIAQAILPLVNSGRLDILSSQGKEYILLLGSDNLGCVIDPKILNYLGQNDIELCLEVTPKSSSVRKETQHSHDEAKTPILTPKKDWRFTDTMWMSIQSMEKLVDKDCLTISKIFDQHSAISVPNVRYLPVEATSDLFLLQSDLYTFIEDKLTRNTTRENPTDPSIQLGPVFRNIKNFKERFKSIPSIVGLDSLKVTGDVWFGTGITLKGEVNIYAGPGVRIVIPDGAVLENKTITSQEEIGKVSS; translated from the exons ATGTCGTTCCACTCCGTCGTCATACAGAAGCTCCTCAACGCCAACGCCCACATCGGCCGCCGCGTCACCTCCAACCACTTCAAAATCTTCTCCGAGGGCACCCGCAACGGCGTCAGCATCGTCGACTCCGACAAGACCCTAATCTGCCTCCGCAACGCCTGCGATTTCATCGGCCACCTCTCTCGCAACAATGCGCGCCTCCTCTTCGTCAACACCAATTCCCTCTTCGACGAGATCATCGCGCAGATGACCAAGACAATTGGAATCAAGCACGACACCACCTGGCGCCTCGGAGGCTTTTTGACCAACAATTCCAGCCCTAGGCGGTTCCGAGGCCGGAATAAGAAATTCAACATCTGCGCGCCGGAGGCGCCCGATTGTATCGTGATTTTCGACACCGAGAGTAAGAGCTCGGTCATCAAGGAGGCGAACCGGCTGCAGATTCCGGTGGTCGGATTGGTCGATTCGAGCATGCCTTGGGAGACGTATAGCAAGATAACGTACCCTGTGCCTGCTAATGATTCGGTGGAGTTTGTGTATATGTTCTGTAATTTGATCACGAAGACAATTTTGAAAGAGCGGAAGGAGGCAATGGCTGAGAGGGGTGAGGAGGCTGTAATTGG CGGAGATGATGACCTGACTAATCAATCAACAGACAAGTTTGTGCTTCCTTATGAAGAACTATCTGCAATTCCTGAAG ATGTCTCAGTGACTAAGGCGCTATTGGACAAACTTGTCATAGTGAGGTTCAATGGCGATCTAGGGACCACAATAGGATTTTCTGGCCCCAA GTCTACTATGGAAATTGTTGATGGTTTGACTTGCCTTGATTTGACAATCAATCAGATTGAG GCTCTAAACGCAAAATATGGAACCAATATTCCACTATATGTGGTGAATACAGTTGATGCACATAGGAAAGTATTAGAG TTCCTGAAAAAGCACCCAAATAAGAATATCCATTCTATAGAAGAG AGCATCACTGACCTACAAGAGGCAAGCAAGTTTGCTCGCTCAGCTAAAGGCCAAGATAGCAAGGATGAAAT GAATTCATTCAATATTGCTCAGGCCATCCTCCCGTTGGTAAATAGTGGAAGATTGGATATACTATCATCACAG GGTAAAGAGTATATACTGCTGTTGGGCTCAGATAATCTTGGTTGTGTTATTGACCCCA AAATCTTGAATTATCTTGGTCAGAATGATATTGAGCTTTGCCTAGAG GTGACCCCTAAATCATCCTCTGTAAGGAAAGAGACCCAACATTCACACGATGAAGCCAAAACTCCG ATTCTGACGCCAAAGAAGGATTGGAGATTTACTGATACAAT GTGGATGAGCATTCAATCTATGGAAAAACTTGTGGATAAAGATTGTCTAACCATTTCCAAG ATTTTCGATCAGCATTCTGCAATAAGTGTTCCCAATGTAAGATATCTTCCAGTTGAAGCAACATCAGACCTATTTTTGCTACAG TCGGATCTGTATACCTTTATTGAGGACAAGCTGACTCGAAATACAACCCGAGAAAATCCCACGGACCCATCCATCCAATTGGGACCAGTATTCAGAAAT atcaaaaatttcaaagagCGGTTCAAGTCTATTCCTAGTATTGTAGGACTTGACAGCTTGAAGGTGACCGGTGATGTTTGGTTTGGAACTGGCATAACTCTCAAG GGGGAAGTCAATATCTATGCTGGACCCGGTGTGAGGATAGTTATCCCTGACGGCGCTGTTCTGGAAAATAAG ACTATAACTAGCCAAGAAGAGATTGGAAAAGTATCATCATAA
- the LOC125201565 gene encoding UTP--glucose-1-phosphate uridylyltransferase 2-like isoform X2: MSFHSVVIQKLLNANAHIGRRVTSNHFKIFSEGTRNGVSIVDSDKTLICLRNACDFIGHLSRNNARLLFVNTNSLFDEIIAQMTKTIGIKHDTTWRLGGFLTNNSSPRRFRGRNKKFNICAPEAPDCIVIFDTESKSSVIKEANRLQIPVVGLVDSSMPWETYSKITYPVPANDSVEFVYMFCNLITKTILKERKEAMAERGEEAVIGGDDDLTNQSTDKFVLPYEELSAIPEDVSVTKALLDKLVIVRFNGDLGTTIGFSGPKSTMEIVDGLTCLDLTINQIEALNAKYGTNIPLYVVNTVDAHRKVLEFLKKHPNKNIHSIEESITDLQEASKFARSAKGQDSKDEMNSFNIAQAILPLVNSGRLDILSSQGKEYILLLGSDNLGCVIDPKILNYLGQNDIELCLEVTPKSSSVRKETQHSHDEAKTPAS; encoded by the exons ATGTCGTTCCACTCCGTCGTCATACAGAAGCTCCTCAACGCCAACGCCCACATCGGCCGCCGCGTCACCTCCAACCACTTCAAAATCTTCTCCGAGGGCACCCGCAACGGCGTCAGCATCGTCGACTCCGACAAGACCCTAATCTGCCTCCGCAACGCCTGCGATTTCATCGGCCACCTCTCTCGCAACAATGCGCGCCTCCTCTTCGTCAACACCAATTCCCTCTTCGACGAGATCATCGCGCAGATGACCAAGACAATTGGAATCAAGCACGACACCACCTGGCGCCTCGGAGGCTTTTTGACCAACAATTCCAGCCCTAGGCGGTTCCGAGGCCGGAATAAGAAATTCAACATCTGCGCGCCGGAGGCGCCCGATTGTATCGTGATTTTCGACACCGAGAGTAAGAGCTCGGTCATCAAGGAGGCGAACCGGCTGCAGATTCCGGTGGTCGGATTGGTCGATTCGAGCATGCCTTGGGAGACGTATAGCAAGATAACGTACCCTGTGCCTGCTAATGATTCGGTGGAGTTTGTGTATATGTTCTGTAATTTGATCACGAAGACAATTTTGAAAGAGCGGAAGGAGGCAATGGCTGAGAGGGGTGAGGAGGCTGTAATTGG CGGAGATGATGACCTGACTAATCAATCAACAGACAAGTTTGTGCTTCCTTATGAAGAACTATCTGCAATTCCTGAAG ATGTCTCAGTGACTAAGGCGCTATTGGACAAACTTGTCATAGTGAGGTTCAATGGCGATCTAGGGACCACAATAGGATTTTCTGGCCCCAA GTCTACTATGGAAATTGTTGATGGTTTGACTTGCCTTGATTTGACAATCAATCAGATTGAG GCTCTAAACGCAAAATATGGAACCAATATTCCACTATATGTGGTGAATACAGTTGATGCACATAGGAAAGTATTAGAG TTCCTGAAAAAGCACCCAAATAAGAATATCCATTCTATAGAAGAG AGCATCACTGACCTACAAGAGGCAAGCAAGTTTGCTCGCTCAGCTAAAGGCCAAGATAGCAAGGATGAAAT GAATTCATTCAATATTGCTCAGGCCATCCTCCCGTTGGTAAATAGTGGAAGATTGGATATACTATCATCACAG GGTAAAGAGTATATACTGCTGTTGGGCTCAGATAATCTTGGTTGTGTTATTGACCCCA AAATCTTGAATTATCTTGGTCAGAATGATATTGAGCTTTGCCTAGAG GTGACCCCTAAATCATCCTCTGTAAGGAAAGAGACCCAACATTCACACGATGAAGCCAAAACTCCG GCATCTTGA
- the LOC125200763 gene encoding myosin-12, whose product MGTPVNIIVGSHVWAEDPEAAWIDGQVLEIKGSDATILTTNGNTIVAAISSIYPKDTEAPPSGVDDMTKLAYLHEPGVLHNLACRFSLNEIYTYTGNILIAVNPFRRLPHLYDIHMMQQYKGAAFGELSPHLFAVADTCYRSIINEHGSQSILVSGESGAGKTETTKMLMRYLAFMGGRSGTEGRTVEQQVLESNPVLEAFGNAKTVKNNNSSRFGKFVEIQFDKQGKISGAAVRTYLLERSRVCQVSDPERNYHCFYMLCAAPPEEVKRYKLGHPRSFHYLNQSNCYEVANVDDAREYLETRNAMDIVGISQDEQEAIFRVVAAILHLGNIEFLKGSEVDSSKLKNDKSRYHLQTAAELLQCSEKALEDSLCKRVIVTPDGSITKPLDPAAAVTSRDAFAKTVYSRLFDWIVDKINNSIGQDPNAKSIIGVLDIYGFESFKINSFEQLCINLTNEKLQQHFNQHVFKMEQEEYTKEEIDWSYVEFVDNQDVLDLIEKKPGGIIALLDEACMFPKSTHETFAQKMYQTYKAHKRFSKPKLARTDFTINHYAGDVTYQADQFLDKNKDYVIAEHQALLNDSTCSFVANLFPSLPEETSKQSKFSSIGARFKQQLQSLMETLSTTEPHYIRCVKPNTVLKPGIFENFNVLNQLRCGGVLEAIRISCAGYPTKRTFDEFIDRFGMLAPDIVDGSDEKLGCVAICDRMGLKGYQIGKSKVFLRAGQMAELDARRAEVVAHAVRRIQRQIRTHLTRKEFIILRKASINIQKLWRARIACKLYEHMRREAASIRIQKHARTRAARNSYIKLQEAALVIQTGLRAMAARNEFRRRRRNKGATIIQTQWRSFYALSAYKRLKKANLSLQCLWRARIARKELRKLRMEARDTGALKEAKDKLEKRVDELTWRLDIEKHLRMDIEESKGQEIAKLQNVLQDMQTQLQEAQAAIIHEREAAKIAIEQAPPVIKEVPVVDNTKVEQLTNKNHELEEEITELKKKVEEFEQAYSKVELESNARFKEAEEAQMKAAQLQESIERLESNLSNLESENQVLRQQALVLSAQEGLTEEMELLREKIKDLESENMLLHSQKVVVQQIQSSDVVQQIQSSDVVPQIQNSDVVQQIQSTDDDQVISTVKNLDNGYEDHNGLDTVEHQPATKVDQQINEVIKDSEVIPPPLSKQRSLTDRQQENHDALIKCLLEDSRFDKNRPVAACIVYRTLIQWRSFEADKTNIFDRIIHAIQSSIENQDSTKNLAYWLSTTSTLLFLLQRTIKASNSSAAASRRNRSSPISFFGRMAQGRSSSMIMGLSSGYSGMEGNPITKSRIEAKYPALLFKQHLTACVEKIYGMIRDGLKKEISPFLNLCIQAPRVARIRPVKGSSKTIHSHNMKQQSSSLHWQTIVHCFDHTMKILSENYVAPTITRKIFSQVFSFINVQLFNSLLLRRECCSFSNGEYVKAGLQELENWCVKATPEYAGSSWDELQHIRQAIAFLVLHQKTHKSLDEITSELCPVLSIAQIYRIGTMFWDDKYGTQGLSTEVIAKMKALTVEDSISSPNNTFLLDVDSSIPFSIDEISQSFQDINVSDVNPPPLLRQRSDFHFLLQIAES is encoded by the exons ATG GGAACTCCAGTAAACATAATTGTTGGATCGCATGTTTGGGCTGAAGATCCTGAAGCTGCCTGGATCGATGGGCAAGTGTTGGAGATTAAAGGATCGGATGCAACCATACTTACCACAAACGGCAACACT ATAGTTGCAGCTATTTCAAGCATATATCCAAAGGATACTGAAGCGCCCCCTTCCGGGGTTGATGATATGACCAAGTTAGCGTACCTCCACGAGCCAGGGGTGTTACACAATCTCGCCTGTCGCTTTTCTCTCAATGAGATATAT ACTTACACGGGGAACATTTTGATAGCAGTGAATCCTTTCCGGAGGTTGCCACATCTGTACGATATCCACATGATGCAGCAGTACAAAGGAGCTGCTTTCGGAGAGCTGAGTCCGCATCTCTTTGCCGTTGCAGATACCTGCTACAGGTCGATAATCAATGAACATGGAAGCCAGTCTATCTTGGTGAGTGGAGAGAGTGGAGCTGGAAAGACGGAAACAACGAAAATGCTAATGAGATATCTAGCATTCATGGGAGGGAGGTCTGGCACAGAAGGAAGAACAGTAGAGCAACAGGTTTTGGAG tcAAATCCAGTTTTGGAAGCATTTGGCAATGCAAAAACtgttaaaaataacaattccAG TCGTTTTGGAAAATTTGTCGAAATCCAATTCGATAAGCAGGGGAAGATCTCAGGGGCTGCAGTTCGGACTTATCTCCTAGAAAGATCGCGTGTTTGCCAAGTCTCTGATCCGGAGAGGAACTACCATTGCTTTTACATGCTTTGTGCAGCGCCTCCAGAG GAAGTGAAGAGGTACAAGCTTGGACATCCAAGATCATTTCACTATTTGAATCAAAGTAATTGTTATGAGGTGGCGAATGTAGATGATGCCAGAGAATACCTGGAAACCAGAAATGCCATGGACATTGTTGGAATCAGCCAGGATGAGCAG GAAGCTATATTCCGTGTAGTGGCTGCTATACTCCATTTGGGGAATATAGAGTTTCTCAAGGGGAGTGAAGTAGATTCATCTAAGCTAAAAAATGATAAGTCGCGCTATCACCTTCAGACAGCGGCTGAGCTACTACA GTGCAGTGAGAAGGCACTTGAGGACTCTCTTTGCAAGCGTGTCATTGTTACCCCCGATGGGAGCATCACAAAACCACTCGATCCTGCTGCAGCTGTCACAAGCAGGGATGCTTTTGCAAAGACAGTATATTCCAGATTATTTGATTG GATCGTGGACAAGATAAACAATTCGATTGGTCAAGATCCGAATGCTAAAAGCATAATTGGAGTCCTAGATATTTATGGGTTCGAGAGCTTCAAGATCAACAG TTTTGAGCAGTTGTGTATCAACCTAACGAACGAGAAGTTGCAACAGCACTTCAATCAG CATGTTTTCAAGATGGAACAAGAGGAGTATACAAAGGAGGAAATTGACTGGAGCTATGTTGAGTTCGTAGACAATCAAGACGTTTTAGATCTTATCGAAAAG AAACCAGGAGGAATAATTGCTCTTCTTGATGAAGCCTG CATGTTTCCAAAGTCAACTCATGAAACTTTCGCGCAGAAGATGTACCAGACTTATAAAGCTCACAAACGGTTCAGCAAGCCGAAACTTGCTAGAACCGACTTCACCATAAATCACTATGCTGGTGAT GTAACCTATCAAGCAGATCAATTTCTCGACAAAAATAAGGATTATGTTATTGCAGAACATCAAGCTCTTTTGAATGATTCCACCTGCTCATTTGTTGCAAATCTTTTCCCTTCATTGCCTGAAGAAACATCAAAGCAATCCAAGTTTTCCTCCATCGGCGCCCGCTTCAAA CAACAATTACAATCATTAATGGAAACCCTGAGCACAACAGAGCCACATTACATCAGATGTGTGAAGCCAAATACAGTTCTGAAACCTGGGATATTTGAGAACTTCAATGTCTTGAACCAGTTGAGATGTGGA GGTGTACTAGAGGCCATAAGAATAAGCTGTGCAGGGTATCCAACAAAAAGAACATTTGATGAGTTTATAGACCGGTTTGGAATGCTAGCTCCGGATATTGTGGATGG GTCAGATGAGAAATTAGGATGTGTTGCAATATGTGACAGAATGGGCTTAAAAGGCTATCAG ATTGGGAAAAGCAAGGTGTTTCTCAGAGCGGGGCAGATGGCTGAATTAGATGCTAGAAGAGCAGAAGTTGTGGCTCATGCTGTCAGGCGCATTCAAAGGCAAATCCGAACTCACCTTACAAGGAAAGAGTTTATAATTCTACGAAAGGCGTCCATAAATATCCAGAAACTTTGGAGAG CACGGATCGCATGTAAGCTTTATGAACACATGAGGAGAGAAGCTGCTTCAATCCGAATACAGAAACATGCACGTACTCGTGCAGCAAGAAATTCATACATCAAATTGCAGGAGGCAGCGTTAGTAATTCAAACTGGCTTACGAGCAATGGCAGCACGGAATGAGTTCAGACGCAGAAGACGAAACAAAGGAGCAACAATCATTCAG ACACAATGGAGAAGTTTCTATGCCCTTTCTGCCTATAAACGTCTCAAGAAAGCCAACCTTTCACTTCAATGCCTATGGCGAGCTAGAATAGCTAGAAAAGAGCTTCGGAAGTTAAGAATG GAAGCAAGAGACACAGGAGCCCTCAAGGAAGCAAAGGACAAGCTGGAAAAGCGTGTTGACGAGCTAACATGGAGATTAGACATTGAAAAACACCTACGG ATGGATATTGAAGAATCTAAGGGCCAGGAAATAGCAAAACTGCAGAATGTTTTACAGGATATGCAAACGCAGCTTCAGGAAGCTCAAGCTGCAATTATTCATGAAAGAGAAGCTGCCAAGATAGCAATTGAACAAGCCCCGCCAGTCATCAAAGAGGTACCGGTTGTTGACAACACGAAGGTGGAGcaattgacaaataaaaacCACGAACTCGAG GAAGAGATCactgaattgaagaagaaggtaGAGGAGTTTGAGCAAGCTTATTCAAAGGTGGAACTAGAAAGCAATGCCAGATTTAAAGAAGCAGAAGAGGCACAAATGAAAGCTGCACAACTGCAAGAGAGCATCGAAAG ATTAGAATCGAACCTATCTAATCTCGAGTCTGAGAATCAGGTGCTACGTCAGCAGGCTCTGGTTTTATCAGCTCAGGAGGGCTTGACTGAGGAAATGGAACT ACTGAGGGAGAAGATTAAAGATTTGGAGTCGGAGAACATGTTGCTTCACAGTCAAAAAGTTGTTGTGCAACAAATACAAAGTTCTGATGTTGTGCAACAAATACAGAGTTCTGATGTTGTGCCACAAATACAGAATTCTGATGTTGTGCAACAAATACAGAGTACTGATGATGATCAAGTTATCTCAACAGTAAAG AATTTGGACAATGGATACGAGGACCATAATGGCCTGGACACTGTGGAACATCAACCAGCAACAAAAGTAGACCAGCAGATCAATGAAGTGATTAAG GATTCTGAGGTTATTCCCCCTCCTCTCTCTAAACAGAGATCCTTGACGGATAGACAGCAG GAAAATCATGACGCACTGATCAAATGTCTTCTAGAAGACAGCCGCTTTGATAAGAATAGGCCAGTTGCTGCCTGCATCGTCTACAGAACACTCATACAGTGGAGATCCTTCGAAGCagataaaactaatatatttgaTAGGATTATTCATGCAATCCAATCATCAATTGAG AACCAGGACAGCACAAAGAATCTGGCTTATTGGCTGTCAACAACTTCAACTCTTTTGTTTCTTCTGCAAAGAACGATCAAGGCAAGCAACTCATCAGCAGCAGCTTCGAGAAGAAACAGAAGTTCACCCATCTCGTTTTTTGGTAGAATGGCACAG GGGCGGTCATCTTCTATGATCATGGGACTATCTAGTGGCTACAGCGGAATGGAGGGCAACCCCATCACCAAATCAAGGATTGAAGCAAAATACCCGGCTTTGCTGTTTAAGCAACATCTCACAGCATGTGTCGAGAAAATATATGGGATGATTCGCGATGGCTTAAAGAAAGAGATCAGtccatttcttaatttatgtataCAA GCACCAAGAGTTGCGAGGATCAGACCGGTAAAAGGGTCCTCTAAAACCATCCATTCACATAATATGAAACAACAGAGCTCTAGCCTACACTGGCAAACCATCGTCCATTGCTTCGATCATACCATGAAAATACTGTCTGAAAATTAT GTTGCACCAACCATCACAAGGAAGATTTTCAGCCAAGTATTCTCATTCATAAATGTTCAACTTTTCAATAG CTTACTGCTACGCCGTGAATGCTGTTCATTTAGCAACGGTGAATATGTTAAGGCAGGTTTACAAGAACTGGAGAACTGGTGTGTGAAAGCAACACCTGAG TATGCTGGATCCTCGTGGGACGAACTACAACACATAAGACAAGCTATAGCTTTTCTG GTCCTGCACCAGAAAACTCACAAGTCCTTGGATGAGATCACGAGTGAACTCTGCCCG GTATTGAGTATTGCACAAATATATAGAATCGGAACCATGTTTTGGGATGATAAATATGGAACCCAAGGATTATCTACCGAG gTGATTGCAAAGATGAAAGCTCTGACAGTAGAAGATTCAATTAGCTCACCAAACAATACATTCTTGCTGGATGTAGATTCAAg CATACCTTTCTCCATTGATGAGATATCACAGTCGTTCCAGGATATCAATGTATCAGATGTGAATCCGCCGCCTCTTCTTCGTCAAAGATCAGACTTCCATTTTCTGTTGCAGATAGCAGAATCATAA
- the LOC125207920 gene encoding uncharacterized protein LOC125207920: MDMKVKLVFWLLFMLAAPGLGSAARRRNLEVKRHLSRLNKPPVKSIKSPDGDIIDCIPISHQPAFDHPHFKNHTIQMMPSYHPEGLYRDGKKVGKGESGIAQLWHKSGRCAHGTIPVRRTREEDLLRASSIQSFGKKKHKTIPTPPTYAKPQPDLINQNGHQHAIAYVEGDQYYGAKATINVWDPKIQQSNEFSLSQLWLLGGSFASDLNSIEAGWQVSPDLYGDNNTRLFTYWTSDAYQATGCYNLLCSGFIQINNQIAMGASIYPLSSYRGSQYDISILVWKDPKEGNWWMQFGNDYVLGYWPAFLFSYLSDSASMVEWGGEVVNSESDGQHTTTQMGSGHFPDEGFGKSSYVRNIQVVDESNNLRAPKDIGTFTEQSSCYDIQLGRSGEWGEYFYFGGPGRNSNCQ, from the exons ATGGACATGAAGGTCAAATTGGTTTTCTGGCTTCTCTTCATGCTGGCCGCGCCGGGCCTGGGCTCCGCCGCGCGCCGCCGGAATCTCGAGGTTAAGCGCCACCTCAGCCGCCTGAACAAGCCTCCTGTCAAGTCCATCAAG AGCCCAGATGGTGATATCATAGACTGCATCCCTATATCTCACCAACCAGCTTTCGATCATCCCCATTTCAAGAATCACACAATTCAG ATGATGCCTAGTTATCACCCGGAAGGGCTGTACAGAGACGGCAAGAAAGTGGGGAAGGGAGAAAGTGGGATAGCTCAGCTGTGGCACAAGAGTGGGAGGTGTGCACATGGCACGATTCCGGTGAGGAGAACAAGAGAAGAGGATTTGTTGAGAGCAAGCTCAATCCAATCATTTGGGAAGAAGAAGCACAAAACCATTCCTACACCACCAACTTATGCCAAGCCTCAGCCTGATCTTATTAACCAAAATGGGCATCAG CATGCCATAGCATATGTTGAAGGAGATCAATACTATGGAGCAAAGGCTACCATAAATGTGTGGGATCCTAAAATTCAACAATCAAATGAATTCAGCTTGTCACAGCTTTGGCTTCTGGGAGGCTCTTTTGCCTCAGATCTCAACAGCATTGAGGCTGGCTGGCAG gttAGTCCAGATTTATATGGAGATAACAACACAAGACTCTTCACCTACTGGACT AGTGATGCTTATCAAGCCACGGGGTGCTACAACTTGCTGTGTTCGGGTTTTATTcaaatcaacaatcaaataGCGATGGGGGCCAGCATCTATCCCCTCTCGAGCTACCGGGGTTCCCAATATGATATCAGCATACTTGTTTGGAAG GACCCGAAGGAAGGGAACTGGTGGATGCAATTTGGGAACGACTACGTGCTGGGATACTGGCCAGCGTTTCTGTTTTCGTACTTATCAGACAGTGCTTCTATGGTCGAATGGGGAGGCGAGGTGGTGAACTCAGAGTCAGACGGGCAACACACGACCACACAGATGGGCAGTGGCCATTTCCCCGATGAGGGATTTGGTAAGTCGAGTTATGTGAGAAATATTCAGGTTGTAGACGAGTCGAACAACTTGAGGGCTCCTAAAGACATTGGAACTTTCACGGAGCAGTCGAGCTGCTACGATATTCAGCTTGGCAGGAGTGGTGAATGGGGTGAGTACTTCTACTTTGGGGGACCTGGTAGGAACTCCAACTGCCAGTGA
- the LOC125207914 gene encoding beta-hexosaminidase 2: protein MDHITYPSFSHHLSLILISTILIPIPQISAVDFPINVWPKPTTFLWPRPQAIALSPNFTISAPPHPHLTPAVRRYLSLILTEHHRPLVTPNLNLTSSPPLAALTITISDASAPLAHGVNESYSLTIPDDGSAAALAAATAWGAMRGLETLSQLVYGSPSLRVGCGLYISDVPLFMHRGIMLDTARNYYGVEDLLRLIAAMSMNKLNVFHWHVTDSHSFPLVLPSEPEMAEKGAYGEGMVYTVDDVKRVVEFGLERGVRVVPEIDMPAHTGSWAKAYPEIITCADVFWWPAGASWDDRYAAEPGTGQLNPLHLKTYQVVQNVVHDVASMFPDQFFHAGADEVTPNCWKLDPSIQSYLSKNGTLSQILSTFINSTLPYILSLNRTVVYWEDVLLDATVSVDPSLLPTQHVILQTWNNGPDNTKRIVSAGYRAIVSSSDFYYLDCGHGDFVGNNSEYDQPPSFNQTDGGSWCGPFKSWQLIYNYDITYGLSPAEAELVIGGEVALWSEQADPTVMDQRIWPRASAVAETLWSGNRDSSGKKRSAEAVDRLNEWRYRMVTRGINAEPIQPLWCIKNPGMCNTVQ, encoded by the exons ATGGATCACATCACTTACCCCTCATTTTCTCACCACTTATCCCTGATTCTCATCTCCACAATATTGATTCCCATTCCACAAATCTCAGCCGTCGATTTCCCAATCAACGTGTGGCCCAAGCCCACCACCTTCCTGTGGCCCCGCCCACAGGCAATCGCGCTCTCCCCCAACTTCACCATCTCCGCCCCGCCCCACCCCCACCTCACCCCCGCCGTCCGCCGCTACCTCAGCCTGATCCTCACCGAGCACCACCGCCCCCTCGTAACCCCGAATCTCAACCTGACATCGTCTCCTCCGCTCGCCGCGCTCACGATAACGATCTCCGATGCCTCCGCCCCGCTCGCGCACGGCGTCAACGAATCCTACTCCCTCACCATCCCCGACGACGGCAGCGCGGCGGCGCTGGCGGCGGCGACCGCGTGGGGCGCGATGCGGGGGCTGGAGACGCTGTCGCAGCTGGTGTACGGTAGTCCGTCGCTGAGGGTGGGGTGCGGGTTGTACATTTCGGACGTACCACTGTTTATGCACAGGGGGATCATGCTCGACACCGCGCGGAACTACTACGGAGTGGAGGATCTGCTGCGGCTGATTGCGGCGATGAGCATGAACAAATTGAACGTTTTCCATTGGCATGTTACCGACTCGCACTCGTTCCCGCTGGTGCTGCCGTCGGAGCCGGAGATGGCGGAGAAAGGAGCGTACGGCGAGGGTATGGTGTACACGGTGGATGATGTGAAAAGAGTGGTGGAGTTCGGGCTGGAGCGCGGCGTTAGAGTTGTGCCGGAAATCGATATGCCTG CGCACACGGGATCATGGGCCAAAGCCTACCCGGAAATCATCACATGCGCCGATGTATTCTGGTGGCCTGCAGGAGCCAGCTGGGACGACAGGTACGCAGCCGAGCCAGGAACCGGCCAACTCAACCCATTGCACCTGAAGACCTACCAAGTGGTACAAAACGTAGTCCACGACGTCGCCTCCATGTTTCCGGACCAATTCTTCCATGCCGGGGCCGATGAGGTCACTCCAAACTGTTGGAAACTCGACCCTTCCATTCAGTCATACCTCTCCAAAAACGGAACGCTCAGCCAGATCCTCTCTACCTTCATCAACTCAACCCTGCCTTACATCCTCTCTCTAAACCGCACCGTGGTTTATTGGGAGGATGTGTTGCTTGACGCCACGGTCAGCGTAGACCCCTCGTTGCTTCCAACGCAGCACGTGATTCTTCAGACGTGGAACAATGGACCAGATAACACCAAGAGGATTGTCTCCGCCGGCTACCGTGCCATCGTCTCGTCCTCGGATTTCTACTACTTGGACTGCGGCCATGGCGACTTTGTCGGAAACAACAGCGAGTATGATCAGCCGCCTAGTTTCAACCAGACGGATGGCGGGTCGTGGTGTGGCCCGTTCAAGTCGTGGCAGCTCATTTACAACTACGATATAACGTATGGACTGAGCCCCGCAGAGGCGGAGCTGGTTATAGGCGGGGAGGTGGCGCTGTGGTCGGAGCAGGCGGATCCTACCGTCATGGATCAGAGGATCTGGCCTAGAGCTTCGGCCGTGGCAGAGACGCTGTGGTCGGGGAACCGGGACAGTTCCGGGAAGAAGAGGTCTGCGGAGGCCGTGGACCGCCTTAACGAGTGGCGGTATAGGATGGTCACAAGGGGGATTAATGCCGAGCCTATTCAGCCACTCTGGTGTATCAAGAATCCGGGCATGTGTAACACCGTGCAGTAG